Below is a genomic region from Macaca thibetana thibetana isolate TM-01 chromosome 1, ASM2454274v1, whole genome shotgun sequence.
GCTAGCACCAGCGCCACCACACCCCcagatgtatgtgtgtgcatctgtgtgcgtgtgtgtgtgcacgcgtctATGTTGGGGGCCAGAGCAATGGTTGTTCTCACCTGAGCTGGGGATAAGGAGgcagctctgcctcctcctctgcaCCCATGGGCCTGGACTGAGGTGGGCGGTCTCCTGCCCAGGGGTGGGTTCTTCAGTTGCTGCCGCCTAAGGCGGAACCACAGGTCGGGGAGTTGAATCAGGGCAGGACATGAGGATGGGAAGGGagagtggagggggagggggtCAGGGCCTCCACCGGGTGGGGTTGTTGCCTTGAGGATCCGGTCCCACTCGCATTACCTGAGGCCGCTCGCCGGGTCGCTGGATGGCTCCGAGCTTCGGCGGGCCGCGGGGACCGAGACTGGCTCCCGGGCCGGCAGCTGTGCTCTCCGAGGTCCGCGCCGGAGCCGCCTCCCAGATCTTGTATCACTATGTGCCTCCCGAAGGCGACACGTTTTGCATAAGCCCCGCCCCATCCCGGGCAGGTTGCACGGCTATTGGCTCCTCTGGAGCGGAGTGGCAGGCGGGGTTTCAGGTGGGGACCGGGTGGCCAGCGAGGCCCGGCCGCAGGAGCGCGCCCCGCCTGCCCGCGCTGACCTTCCCGGAGTCGCCGGGAAGCGGGAGGGCTGCACCCCCATCTGCACCCCTGCCCTGAGGCTCAGCCCCCGGCTTACAGGTCTGGGGTGAAAAGGGTCGACGATGGAAGTGGATTCTCAAAAACAACCTCACCGTTGCTATGGAAACGGGAGAACCACAGCCGAATCTCTAAGCTTCCTTTCCTGGGCCCCAGTATGGGTGGGGGCGGAAGAGGGGATGAATCACAGATGAGACCCCCCCCTCCATATCCCAGCCGAAATTGGAGGGGGGCAATGAGGAGCTGCGGAGGAGCtgggtgggagagggaggaggcggGTGGTCAGCAGTCCACGCCACTGCGTCCCCCCTCCCCACGCACCCACTCCCTTCACGCCGTGGGGCAGAGAAGAGGGTGCTGGGTGCGCGCGAAGAGCTTGGTATGGGTGGCGAAGTCCCCAGACTCTACCTAGCCCCGCGCTAGTCGTGGGTTCCCTCCAGCCACCCCTCCAGCCCTTCATTCCGGTCCCTCCCCAGACGGGCCCTCCTCCTTTCTCACGGACCCCAAAGAGGCCTCTCGCGTTCTCCCCCAGAAGGACCCCTATGCCTACCCATGGATCCTCCATTCCCCACCCTCCCGTCTTCCCGTCCCGTAGACAGAGCCGGTCCCCAGCCGCCGCCAGTCTCCGGCCTCGGATGTTGACACAAACCCGAGGCGGTTTACACTGAGCGGGTCTGGAAGCTTTCAGGGCCCCGGCAACACCTCCTCCCCGCACTCGGGGGTCTCCCCAAAGCCCGGCCCGGCCGCCTGGGCTGCACTGGCGTCTGAGAGCTCCTGACACAAGGCGGTTGGAAGGAACCCTTTTAAGCCAAACTGGGGGCAAAAGGGGAGCAGATATCCCCGGGCTGGGCCACGTGCGGGGAAGGGACTTCTAAGGATCTGTCAAAAGTCGGGGCAGGCGGCTGGGGATTGGCCTAATGGGAGCGCGGACGCTGAAGAGCAGCGGTGAGAGGCGGGGCTTCTGTCCGCGCCGCGAAGGTAGAGGTGGGCGGGGCGGGACGATGGGGGATGGGGTCAGACCTGCCGCGAGCGGGGGCGAGGCTTCTGGAGCTGGTCCCAGAAACGCCTGGGCCAGGCTCGCTGGGGGAGGAACCCGTGGACGTCCCTTTTCTTTAGGAACTGTCTCGTTGCCCCTTGAAACGGTTTTGCTCTACCATTCTCGCGGCTGCGGGCTATGCCTTCTCTCTGAGGCCTTAGCAGGGGGCTGAGGGCTCCAAAGAACCTGCAGCTGAAGGAGGAGGGGCATCCTTGGCACTATGGGTTGGTGACTTCTGAAAGACAGGTGTTTGAAGTTCTAAATCTTTCACTTCCCTGATACCTTCTCAGCTCTGGGTCTTGGGGACCCAGAGATGAGCAAGAACCCCCTTGCTCACAGTTAACCATAACCCAAGGTGTGAAGAAGTGGGGAGAGGCAGCACGGGTTACTAGAAGTGGTATCTGAAACCCTAACACTGACTGACCCAAGTTCACACTGCTAACATTGAGTCTCATTTTTGCCGATGATTCCATTTATGACCATGGGCAAAACCCTTCTCATTCTGGGCCTCCCAGTTTGTGAAATGTGGGAGCTGGCACAGGAGGTCCACAGGAGCAGGGGGAAATTTTCAACTAGGGGGGGTGAAGAAAGACTGTCCCTTGGACAGAAGTATGTGGACATGAATCTGACTGCTCCACTTAGAGTCCTGAGCCCTTTAACAATAGCTAATGTGTATTGAGAGCTAActttgtgccaggtgctgttctagcATATTATATGTATTACCCAATTTATTCCCCATAAGAGCTCTGTGAGGCAGGCTTTGTTATTACTCCCACTTAACACATGAGGAAATCGAGGCACAGAGCAGTTAAGTGACCCAAGTTCACATTGCTAGTAAAGAGAGCTCCAgcgctgggatttgaaccccagcAGTCTAGCCTCAGAGCCCACACTCCTAATCAGTACACAATACTGCCTCTCCTTATGGTCCTTCAAGTCCTTAAGGGTAAGGAGCTTAGATTGGAATATTTGTTTCTGATTCCCCAAGGTATTACAAAGGCAAAATCCAGCCTCCTGGGAGCAACCCCTCTGTCTCAGGTGAACAAGACATGGGATCCCAGCAGTACAGTAAACTGGAAGTAGTGAAAACAAGAAGGCCtcctgggctgggcgtggtggctcaagcctgtaatcccagcactttgggaggatgaggcgggtggatcacttgaggtcaggagttcaagaccaacctggccaacatggcaaaaccctgcctccactaaaaatacaaaaagaattagttGGGTAtcatggcccatgcctgtaatcccagctactcaggaggctgaggcgggagaatcgcttgaacccaggaagcagaggttgcggtgagctgagatcacaccactgcattccagcctgggcgacagagtgatacatcaaaaaaaaaaaaaaaaaaagaaagaaagaaagaaaagaaagaaaagaaaagaaaaagaaaaaagaaaagaaaggaaagaaaaagaaaaaagaaaagaaaaggaaaggaaaagaaaagaaaagagcagctCTCCTGAACTGCGAGGGGGCCAGAGTATGGTTTCTCCTGGCCATCCTATCCACCAGGCATGACTACCCACGCTGCCTCACCCATGAATCATCCTGAGACCATGTGACTGTTCCTGAAACTGCCAGTCATAACCCAGTTTCACCTGTTCATCATACTCAACTTTGAAGCCCTGATATTGGACTCTGCCTCTGTCCCCTTCAGTTTGATGTTTAAAGCAATAACAGCTGACATTGACTGAGTTGCTTCACTGTGTACCAGACTCTCTGCCAAGTCCTTTATCTGCATCATCTTGCTTAATCCAGAAGATGACCACTTCCAGGgatgatattaaaaatatctaaCACTCCATTCAGGCATGAGCATTATCAATCAGAACGGATACTGGCCTTAGTGCTAGATCAAGGTCTTAGTAGCTCTCTGTTCTGCCAAGAGCTAACACTTGGGTTATTGGATCAGTAAGGCAGGCAGGGAGAAGCGAGCATAGCGAGGAGTCAAAGGCTATGGTTGTTTACCAATCAATTTGGAAGTACTTTAATGTTTTAACAACCAGTTTAGCTGTACCAGTGCGTAGGGACTGAATTTCAGCCCTTGTTTCATTACTTTATTTCATGGCAGAGGATGGAGCCTCAGAAAGGTTAGACAACTTGTCCATTGTAACACAGCTCATTAGTCAAAGAGCTAGGATTCCAACCTAGGTCTGACTTCAGAGCCCACACTCCTAACCACTGGCTGACTTGTGTTCCTGAGAAGTGGTAGCATCCAGAATTGAGTTGGGATTTCCACTATTATGAGCCAGAAGAATGTGGTTTAAGTTTTGGGGCTTTGTCATGGCCTTACTGTTCCCAGGCTTGGAGTCTTGGCAAACACCTGTTCCACGTTGGTGAAGGAGCAGGCTCTGCAGAATGAGGAGGCAAGATCAAGCTGCACCGAAGGACAGGGTGGCTGTGCAGGAGGCCCCACAAAGGGGCACGGAGGGAAGTGAGCCCAGCAGGGTTTGGGTGAGGACAGAGGTCTGCAGACAGTGGCCACTTCAATTTGTTTCATTTAAGTGCTAGCATTCCTCGCCTCCTTGGTCCTGAACAGTGCCTTTATGATGGATAGTGCCTTAGTGATTCCCTGGGTTTTCTCTGCCTTGGCTAGTGCAGCTTCATGACAGCTGGAATTCTCCTAGGTCTTAGATAGTTCACTGTCTTCTTTGTGGCTGGGAGAGAGTGAGATCACCAGAGTTGGGTTCCTTCCTTTTACACTATTGGCtaagcaggaatttttttttaaatttccaaaataagaAATCTCTCTATTAtctggaaggagaaggagaaggaaaagaagaagaaaagagaaagaaaagaagaaggaagaaagaagaaagaagacgaCAACTACACAAAGAGTGGAAGTTCCCTATAACTCCTTGCATGATAACTCCAGGGGACCTTGTGGTTTTGCCTGTCCTGAATCTGTTCCCTCTTCTATTGGAGAAGCCATATGTATAATGGGTTAAGTGCACAGACTTACAGCCAGGTGCCTGGGTTTGCATCCCACAgttgtcacttactagctgtgtgactgcaGGCACATTGCATtacctctctgtgtgtctgtctctttatctgtaaaatagggataataacaatagtattggccaggagcggtggctcacccctgtaatcccagcactttgggaagccaaggcaggtggatcacctgaggtcaggagtttgagaccagcctggccaacatggtgaaaccttgtctctactaaaaacataccgggccgggagcagtggctcgcacctgtaatactagcactttgggaggccaaggcgggaggatcacttgaggtcaggagttcaagaccagcctggccagtatggtgaaaccctgtctctactaaaaatacaaaactttagccaggcttcatctcaaacaaacaaacaaacaaacaaaaataacaaaataaataaattagcagggcctggtggcgcacacctgtaatcccagctacttgggaagctgaggcaggagaacccacttgaacctgggagccggaggttgcagtgagctgagatggcaccactgcactccagactgtgtgacagagtgagactccatctcaaaaacaaacaaacaaaaatagtatttattttatagggCTACTCTGAggatttaaatgagttaatatatgcaaagtacttagcacagaTTTTACTTTGAGGAATTACAGTGTACAGTAATAGTGCCCTATTATGTACAGTTGTGGTGGAAACTATTAGCCCAGgtgtcttgctttctctctctctctctctctctctctctctcccttcctcccaagCAAATCTGAATCTTGAGTAAAGTGACTCAAGGATGTAGATGGTTAGCACTGCTTTATTCCAGAGCAGTGCCCTGATGACCCTGTCTATTCATTCCTGCTATCTGAATCCCCAGGGGCAACTCTGCTACATTTCCTTTCCAAGAtctgctttttctgcttttccttcGAGTCAGTAAGCCATCCCACATCTCTTCCccagatttatgttttaaacttAGATTATCTAGAGGTGATTTATGTTTGATTGCAAGGAACACACATtaatttgatatatttctttGTCAGTTATGACTTGTTGCAAGGTACAGAAAATCCACCCTATGATAGGTTAGGCAAAAAGAGAATGTAATGgcttaagtaaagaaaaaaaaaaaaaaaaaaagggccgggcgcggtggctcaagcctgtaatcccagcactttcggaggccgagacgggcggatcacaaggtcaggagatcgagaccatcctggctaacacggtgaaaccccgtctctacaaaaaaaaatacaaaaatctagccgggcgaggtggtgggcacttgtagtcccagctactcgggaggctgaggcaggagaatggcataaacccgggaggcggagcttgcagtgagctgagatccggcctctgcactccagcctgggcaacagagcgagactccgtctcaaaaaaaaaaaaaagaaaaaagaaaaacaaaacagaaatagattGGACTTTAAAGCTGGCTGGATTCTAGGGCTTAAACAACATAATTAATATCTGACCTCTTTCCAGGGCTCAGCTCTGCTCTCTTGAGCGTTGGCTTAATTCTTGAGATCCACATAAAGACAAGGTATCTGCGGGCATCTCCAGGCCAACATACTCTCAGGTTAGAGTCCTACAGAAAAGAAGAGAGCTTCTCTTTCCCCCCTGCAGCCAAAGTCCTGGGCTGGTTCTCACTGGCCTGATTTGGAGTCCATGCTAATTTCAGGGTCAATCGCTGAAGACAGGGATATGCAGTACTCAGATTGGTCAGGCTTAAGTCATTTTCCTACACCCAGAACTGGAAAGTCAAGTCAAGTCCTCCCAAAGCGTACGCCCCCACAACCACACTAGGGAAGGAAGGTGTTCCTTCCAAGAAAGGGGTGAATGGATGCTTGgtgaagaaaaacaatagaggTGCCTAGAGTTTATAAGAACACATACAAGCTGTACTATCAAACAAGTGGCACTCAAAGAGATAATTAAAGATAGGTCAATGAGGGAACTATTTACATAAGTATGGTACAGTATGGTTGAGAGAAATCAGTGAGGTCTTGCCAAGCACCATGAAGCTAGCAACAGTGGAGATCCAGTACCACCCCCAAGCCTTAATGGGCAATGGGAGGGGGCAGAGCTGTTATTATAAGAGATAGC
It encodes:
- the HPCAL4 gene encoding hippocalcin-like protein 4 isoform X2; this translates as MGRGLCKTCRLREAHSDTRSGRRLRRGPRRAQLPAREPVSVPAARRSSEPSSDPASGLRRQQLKNPPLGRRPPTSVQAHGCRGGGRAASLSPAQVRTTIALAPNIDACTHTRTQMHTHTSGGVVALVLAPGAGHPPFCLDMGCLSSPMANSHLHR